CGTCCAAGGCTCCCTTGGCCGCCTGTGCCGAAAGTGTCGGCAGAATCGCCGTGGCCAGCGCGACGCCGAAAATCCCCAGCGGAAACTGGATCAACCGCATGCCATAAAACAGGTAGGTCGGTCCTCCGTGGAAAAACGACGCCAGGATTGTGCTGACCGTGATGTTGATCTGCGTGACCGACAATCCCAGCAGCGAGGGGAGCATGAGCCAGCCGATCTTGCGCACCCCTGGATGTCCCGGATCAAGCCGCCAACCGAACAACATGCCGCGCCGGCGCAGCCCGGGAATCTGCATCGCGAACTGCGCCGCGCCGCCGGCCACGACGCCGGCCGCCACGCCCAGAATCGGCTCCTCCAAAAGCGGGGACAGAAACAGCGCGCAGGTGATGATGACGATGTTGAAAAACACCGGCGAGAACGCGGGCGCGGCGAACGCGCGCAAGGAATTGAGGATGCCCATCGCCAGCGCCGCCAGACTAATGAAGATCAAATACGGAAACATCAGACGCGTCAGGAGCGTGGTCAAGGCCAGTGCGGTGGGATCGTCCCGAAAACCCGGCGCGATCAGCCAGACCAATACGGGAGAGGCCGCGATGCCGGCCAGCGTCACGGCCGTCACCAACGTCAGCAAGGTCGTAAAGGTTGCGCTCGCCAATTCCCAGGCGTCTCGCTTGGATTTCAGCGAGTGATATTCCGTGAAGACGGGAATGAAGGCGGAGGACATGCTCCCTTCCGCAAAGAGCTCTCGGAGCAGATTGGGGATGCGGTACGCCACAAAGAAGGCATCGGCGGCGGGGGTCGCGCCGAACAGCCGGGCCAGCACCATGTCGCGAAGAAAGCCCAGGATGCGGCTCGAAAACGTGGCGACGCCGATAAGCCCGGCGGCTTTCACCACTGAATGATTGTCTTGTCGGACCGGCGTTGTTGTGTCGGCGGGAGCGGGATCGGCAATCATCGAGGCGGATTCTAACGAAACGGATGGAGAGCGTCCACGATCTTCCGGCAGCCGGCCGGATCTGTTGCAGCACTTCGCACGCCGCCGTTTGGGCTAGGCGGCCTGGCCCGCCTTGTGGACTCCCGATCCGCCGCCCTGGGCCTGCGCCTGAATGAAGGAGAGGAGAGTCTTGTTTTCCTGCGCCTGCCGCAGGAATTGAAAGGACACCCCGCGCGAAGTGACCGAACGGACGATCGCGGCCAGTTCCAGAGCCTTATCGTGATTGGGCAGGGTGATGTGGAGATAGAAGATGTCGTCCACTTTGACGTG
The DNA window shown above is from Nitrospira tepida and carries:
- the murJ gene encoding murein biosynthesis integral membrane protein MurJ, encoding MIADPAPADTTTPVRQDNHSVVKAAGLIGVATFSSRILGFLRDMVLARLFGATPAADAFFVAYRIPNLLRELFAEGSMSSAFIPVFTEYHSLKSKRDAWELASATFTTLLTLVTAVTLAGIAASPVLVWLIAPGFRDDPTALALTTLLTRLMFPYLIFISLAALAMGILNSLRAFAAPAFSPVFFNIVIITCALFLSPLLEEPILGVAAGVVAGGAAQFAMQIPGLRRRGMLFGWRLDPGHPGVRKIGWLMLPSLLGLSVTQINITVSTILASFFHGGPTYLFYGMRLIQFPLGIFGVALATAILPTLSAQAAKGALDDLRGTMDFGLRLILFIIIPAMVGLILLREPIVHLFFEHGTFRPADTAATATAVLCYAVGLWAFAGVRIIVAAFYSLKDTATPAVTAAVAVVANVLFSLVLMGPLEHAGLALATALASMLNGAVLVFLLNRRLGGMAWPSVLRSAGRSLLATVPVAAACVWIAGLAVWQRPEAWIAKAIMLAVGIGLSISGYLAVQALFRSAELDVLWDLVKKKVTRR